The Acetonema longum DSM 6540 DNA segment TGTGGAGAAAGACATCATTGCCGGACTGATTCAAAGCGGCTACTGTGTTGTCGGTGTGGGCGGCGGCGGGATTCCGGTGGTCCGGAACGCCGACGGCACTCTGACCGGCGTCGACGCGGTGATTGATAAAGACTTTGCCTCCAGCCTGCTGGCTTCGGAGATTGGGGCCGACGTGCTCATCATTTCCACCGGGGTGGAAAAGGTGTGCCTGAATTTCGGCCGGCCGAATCAAACCACTTTGGATACTGTCAGCCTGTCGCAGTTGAAACAGTATGCGGCGGAAAACCATTTCGCTCCCGGCAGCATGCTGCCGAAAATCCAGGCGATTATTCGCTTCCTGGAAAAGGGCGGCAAGAAGGCGATCATCACCAATCCGGAATCCCTGGAAAAAGCGATCGCCGGGCAAACCGGAACTCATATCCGGGCATGATCAAGTTACGCGGGGAATCCGGCAAGGTTCCCCGCGCAACTTGGCTTTAAAATAATCAGATTATTGCAAAAAGCTTTATATAACTGTTATATGTCACATAGATCTGAGTCAGGCCTCAGCCTGGCCGGGGAGAGATTCGTATGGGTACAGTGTTAAAAAACGGGACCATCATCACGGCAGCGGACTGCTGCCAGGCCGACCTTAGGCTGGAGGGCGAAACAGTCGCTGCCATCGGCCGGGGGCTGGAACAAGCCGGCGACCGGGTTCTGAATGTTGACGGCTGCTATCTTCTACCTGGGGGGATTGACCCCCACACCCATTTTGACTTGCCGGCAGGGGAGTTTTCCACAGCCGATGATTTTGCCAGCGGCACGGCTGCCGCCGTGGTGGGCGGCACCACCACCATTATTGATTTTGCCACGCAGAATAAAGGGGAAACTCTAACCGGGGCCCTGGCCGACTGGCATGCCAAGGCCGCGGCCAAGTGCTGCGCCGACTACGGTTTCCATATGGCCATCACCGACTGGCATCCCGCCGTCCGGCGAGAAATGGCGGACATGGTCGCCAGCGGCGTCACTTCATTTAAGCTGTATATGGCTTATAAAAATGTCCTCCAGGCGGATGACAGCGCCATTTTCGGGGCCCTCAAACGGAGCCGGGAGGTAGGCGCGTTGGTGAGCCTCCATTGTGAAAACGGCGATGTGGTGGCCGCGTTGGTGCAGGAAGCCCTGGATCAGGGGCATACCGCGCCCCGGTATCATTCTCTCAGCCGGCCGGCAGCGGTGGAACGGGAGGCGGTCTCCCGGGCCGTTGCTTTGGCGGAAATGGCCGGGGCCGCCCTTTACGTCGTGCATTTAAGCACCGGAGCCGGCCTGGCGGAGGTGGCGGCTGCCCGGAGCCGGGGAGTGGAAGTCTACGCCGAGACCTGTCCGCAATATTTGTTATTGGACGACTCGGCCTATCTGACCGAGGATTTCAGCGGGGCTAAGTATGTGATGTCTCCTCCCCTTAGAAAGCGGGAAGACCAGACGGCTCTGTGGAATGGCTTGCGCGCCGGGACTTTGGATACGGTTGCCACCGACCATTGTTCCTTTAACTACAGCGGTCAAAAGGACCGGGGCTATTATGACTTCAGCAAAATTCCCAACGGCGCGCCGGGGGTGGAGCACCGGATGGGGCTGCTCTATACTTACGGCGTGCTGACCGGCAGAATCAGCCTGAACCAGTATGTAGCCCTTACGTCTACAAACGCGGCCAGGCTGTTTGGCCTGTTCCCTCGGAAGGGAACCATTGCCGTTGGCAGCGATGCCGACATTGTGGTGTGGGACCCGCAGCGAAGCTTCGGGATTACCGCTGCCGGACAAACCCAGCGGGTGGATTATACGCCCTATGAAGGGATCCGGCAGACCGGCGCGGCGCGGCATGTATTTTTGCGCGGCAGGCAGATTGTAGAAAACGGCAAGTTGGCCGAGAATGACAGGACCGGTCAATTTTTGCGCCGCAAACCCTTTTGGGGAAGGGGTGAACGGATATGTTCACAATGAACTTGAACGGAATACCGGTAACAATAGCGGAGGACCTTAATTTACTGGATTACCTGCGGGAGCAAAATCTGACTTCGGTGAAAAACGGCTGCGGCGAAGGCGCTTGCGGCGCATGCATGGTGCTGGTGGACGGTAAAGCCAGCCGGGCTTGCCTGCTGACCGCCGCCAAGGTTCAGGGCAAAGCGGTCTTGACGGTGGAAGGCCTCTCCCCGCGGGAGAAGGACCTGTATGCCTGGGCTTTTACGGCAGCAGGGGCAGTGCAGTGCGGCTTTTGCATTCCGGGAATGGTTATCAGCGCCAAAGGCTTGATTGACAAAAATCCGGATCCATCCAGGGCCGAGGTCAAGCAAGCCCTCCATGGCAATGTCTGCCGCTGCACCGGCTATGTAAAAATCGAGCAGGCCGTACTCATGGCCGCTAAGGCCTTGCGGGAAAATACTGCGCTGCCGGCAGATATCCCGTATAAGGTAGGAGACCGGATGCCCCGGCTGGATGCGCCGGCAAAAATTCTGGGGACAGCAGAGTATGTCGACGACATGAAGGTCCCCGGCATGCTTTATGGCGCCGTTCTCCGCACACCCAGCCCCCGGGCTTTCATCAAGAGCATCGATATAACGGCGGCCCAGGCCCTTCCCGGCGTAGCGACGGTCATCACCGCCAAAGACATACCCGGACGCCGCAGCCAGGGCCACATCATCCCGGACTGGCCGGCCTTCATCGCCGAAGGGGAAGAATCCCGCTACATCGGCGACGCTTTGGCTGCCGTGGCGGCGGTATCGAAAAAAATCGCCAGGGAAGCTGTCAAACTGATTAAGGTGGAATACGAAGAGCGCAAACCGGTAACCTCGCCCCGGGAAGCCCTGGCCGAAGGTGCGCCGCAAATTCATCCTAAAGGCAACCTGCTGTCCCGGACGGTATTAAGACGGGGCAATGCGGACGCGGCCATTGCCGCCGCCAAATATGTCGTTACCCAGTGTTATGTTACGCCGCCTACCGAACATGCTTTTTTAGAGCTGGAAAGCGCCCTGGCCATGCCGGAGGCTGACGGTACTCTGGTGGTATATACGGGCGGCCAGAATGTATATGACGATCACCATGGCATTGTGTCCCTGCTGGGAGTCGAAGACCACCAGGTGAGAGTGATCAGCAAGATGGTGGGAGGGGGCTTCGGCGGCAAAGAAGACTTGTCGGTGCAGCACCACGCGGCTCTGTTGGCCTGGTACTGCAAAAAGCCGGTGAAACTGACCCTGACCCGCCAGGAAAGCATCAATATTCATCCTAAACGGCACGCCATGGAAATGGAATTTACCACGGTCTGTGATGAAAACGGCATCATTACCGCCATGAAAGCCGAGCTTCTGTCCGATACCGGCGCTTATGCCTCTCTGGGAGGGCCGGTGTTGCAGCGGGCCTGTACTCACGCTGCCGGACCCTACCGGATCGCCAACGTGGAAATTACCGGCCGGGGTCTGTATACCAATAATCCGCCTGCCGGCGCCTTTCGCGGTTTTGGCGTGACTCAGTCCTGTTTTGCCATGGAAACCAATATTAACCTGCTGGCGGAAAAAGCAGGGATTTCTCCCTGGGAAATCCGG contains these protein-coding regions:
- the hydA gene encoding dihydropyrimidinase: MGTVLKNGTIITAADCCQADLRLEGETVAAIGRGLEQAGDRVLNVDGCYLLPGGIDPHTHFDLPAGEFSTADDFASGTAAAVVGGTTTIIDFATQNKGETLTGALADWHAKAAAKCCADYGFHMAITDWHPAVRREMADMVASGVTSFKLYMAYKNVLQADDSAIFGALKRSREVGALVSLHCENGDVVAALVQEALDQGHTAPRYHSLSRPAAVEREAVSRAVALAEMAGAALYVVHLSTGAGLAEVAAARSRGVEVYAETCPQYLLLDDSAYLTEDFSGAKYVMSPPLRKREDQTALWNGLRAGTLDTVATDHCSFNYSGQKDRGYYDFSKIPNGAPGVEHRMGLLYTYGVLTGRISLNQYVALTSTNAARLFGLFPRKGTIAVGSDADIVVWDPQRSFGITAAGQTQRVDYTPYEGIRQTGAARHVFLRGRQIVENGKLAENDRTGQFLRRKPFWGRGERICSQ
- the xdh gene encoding selenium-dependent xanthine dehydrogenase, with product MFTMNLNGIPVTIAEDLNLLDYLREQNLTSVKNGCGEGACGACMVLVDGKASRACLLTAAKVQGKAVLTVEGLSPREKDLYAWAFTAAGAVQCGFCIPGMVISAKGLIDKNPDPSRAEVKQALHGNVCRCTGYVKIEQAVLMAAKALRENTALPADIPYKVGDRMPRLDAPAKILGTAEYVDDMKVPGMLYGAVLRTPSPRAFIKSIDITAAQALPGVATVITAKDIPGRRSQGHIIPDWPAFIAEGEESRYIGDALAAVAAVSKKIAREAVKLIKVEYEERKPVTSPREALAEGAPQIHPKGNLLSRTVLRRGNADAAIAAAKYVVTQCYVTPPTEHAFLELESALAMPEADGTLVVYTGGQNVYDDHHGIVSLLGVEDHQVRVISKMVGGGFGGKEDLSVQHHAALLAWYCKKPVKLTLTRQESINIHPKRHAMEMEFTTVCDENGIITAMKAELLSDTGAYASLGGPVLQRACTHAAGPYRIANVEITGRGLYTNNPPAGAFRGFGVTQSCFAMETNINLLAEKAGISPWEIRFRNAIEPGDVLPNGQIADGGTAVKETLLAVKDVFESSPDAGIACAMKNTGLGVGVPDTGRAKIKIQDGKALILTAAACMGQGLATVMTQIVCETTGLDCRQTAFHAPDTALTPNAGTSTASRQTVFTGEAVRRAALKLRADLENSDLASLSGREYCGEYTGVTDPMGSDKPNPVSHVAYSYATHVVLLDDAGKLAKVVAAHDVGKAINPTNVEGQIEGGVVMGLGYALTEDFPLKDGVPMVKFGTLGLFRSSQAPAIESLIVEKNPDELAYGAKGVGEITAIPVAPAVAGAYFRRDGRLRTQLPLADTPYSRKK